The DNA region CATATTTAGATGATTTTGCTTCCTTTAatgaaaaacccaaaaaaaacccaaaaacttctTCCATCAGGAAACCAAAAGTATCCAGTATATGGGGGCATTAATAAATTGCTCAgttataaataaaacttaatatCTTGGCCCCAGTTGGAAATGAGATTAGAGTATAAACAGTTGGGTTTGTTTTAGGAAAACTTTGTCCTGGGCCCTGGGCTTCTTTCCCTATTTGTTATTCCTGTTTGCCATGACAAGATCCCAGCAAGGGACATCTTGGTAGTCCTGCCTTTATTAGTGGAACACTAAAGGTCAATCAGCATATGCCCAATTTAAGTGCTTTGTATCTAATTTTCTACATTGATCCATCAAAATGAAACTTCCATTAGACAGGGCATTGGCATTCTAAGATAATTTTCCGTTTTATAGGTAAAggaatagaaacagaaaagaaaggttAATGTgatatgttcaacatcatatgGGATTGAAAATACTCTgagtttctaattctatttccaGTTCTTTCCTAGGGGATATTGGGAAATGTATGGGAATGTCTTTGATTGTCACACTGTGGGGCACTGCTAGCATTGCGACGGGGAGCCAGCGATGCTAAACATTCAGCAATTTGATGGACAGTCTCATAGAAAGAGTTGACCCACCCAAAATATCCATTGCACTGTCATTGAAGAATATTGATTTCCCACCTGGACTTCTCCCTGGGCAGTCAGGTTTCCTTTTCCCTAATTCTCTTTTCTTAATAGAAGTTCTTTGGTAAAATTAAGTCCTTTGTGTTAGAGTGGCATGTGATCAAGTAATTTCTCTGGAAATAACCTGGttttgttgggattttttttgttgtcatGTTGATGGAAAAGGCTGGACAAGAATCCTTCCGTTCTATCACCCGTTCCTACTACAGGGGAGCAGCCGGAGCACTGCTGGTGTACGACATTACAAGGTGAGTCACGTCTGGTGGGTGAGAGGGAGATTCTTTCCTCTGTTCTCAAAATCTTTTTTATCTACTGAATCTAGTTAGAATGCTAAAGAGGAAAGCCCTCTCTAATGTTTTTCTTTACACATataattttcccccttttcccatACATTTGGAATTGCTTTGGCATTTTGAAATAAGCCTTTGACCCACTTTCTAAGCTTTTCTGTTGTAGGCGTGAAACCTTCAACCACCTGACCTCGTGGTTAGAGGATGCCCGGCAGCACTCCAGCTCCAACATGGTTATCATGCTGATTGGGAATAAGAggtaaaattttatgtgtataaatAATAAGTACCAGGAGTCATCTAGGTACTCTGGACATTGGATCATTTGGGTCCTAAACTTTTTTAGTTTAGGTACATTTAGtgtctcagttaaaaaaaaaaaacaaaattattgtggtaaaatatgcgtaacataaaatttaccattttaaccatttttaagtagaTAGTtttgtggcattaagtatatttacattgttCTGTAACCATCACCgccattcatctccagaactttttcatcttccccgaCTGAAACTCTATTACCATAAACAGTAATTCCACattcccctcccaccagcccctagcaaccaccattctacttactGTCTCAATAAAGTTGACTATTCTAGGcaccacatataagtggaatcatacaatatttgtcttttcattactggcttatttcatttagcataacgtCTTCAAAatttatccatattgtagcacgtgtcagaatttccttcccttttaagggTGGATAGTAATCCATTGTATgtatttaccacattttctttattcatccattgatgtaCACTTcagttgcttctaccttttggctattgtgaataatgcgtCTTGTCAACATGGGTGTACAGATATCTGTTtgggtccctgctttcagttctttagggtatatacccagaagtggaattgctggatcttgtggaaattctatgtttaattttttgaggtaccgctgtattgttttccatagtggctacaccatttaaCATTactaccaacaatgcacaagggttccagtttctccacatcctcaccaacacttgttattctcAATAAATTTTCTAAGGCACCCATAGGCCAAAAGACATACCTAATAGTTTTGTTATTAAATAGATCTAAACAACATAACGAGTATTTTTGTCATAACAActaagtgaaaaatgaaaaacataaattaaaagaaaaagaattttttatttcataaataacCATAATGACAGCACAGCTTCTCAAACCTTGGAATCAATATTGGACACTTCCACTCTCCGTTCCAAATTGGTTTTTGTGCAGGGTTTGCTTTTGGTCACAGCAACTGCCAAAAAGTCAGCTTTGCAAAGATGTGCAAATGTTGAATGGAATCTGTCAGGATCTGATGGTGACATTGCCAGTTATATCAAGCTTGTAATTTATGTGGTGTTCTGATGTTGAGTGTTGCTGTGTTTCCCTTGAATATTTAAAGTAACCTGTGGCACCCTTGTGAGTTTGTAGTAGTGCCTAAGGTGCACCGTTTGAGAACTGTGGCCACAGACTAATTGTACTCATTTATTGGTTCAACCAATTTATGGAAAACCTGTTATGTCTTAGACATTGTGCCAGACCCTGAGTGTGCAAGGTGAAAACAAAGTCCTGCCCCcattctcatggagcttacagtcagTGGGGACATAGATATTGAATATAAAATGATTTGTATCTGATTACAAATTATGATAAATGCAGTGAAGGGGAAGAAAAAGGGCACCATAAAAAAgagtacttatttttaatttagagttGTAATTTAAGCTGGAATCTGAAGGATGTGCAAGAGTTCAGTGggcaaagattttaaagaaaggTATCAAATAGGGGTAACAAACTGTGTGAAAGCCTTAAACTGGGAAGAAGCTCGATAAGTTTATAATGTTGAAAGAAACCGGGTACGGTTGGACTAAATCAGAGGGGAGTGGTGCGAGATGAGGTTGGAAAagaaggcaggggccagatctCATCATGGCACTTACTGATCTGAgagaggagtttggattttattctaaacacAGTAGGAAGCATTTAAgagttttaagcagagaagtAGCTTGATAAGGTTTTAAAAGATCACCCTGGAGGGGAGCAAGTGTTGACGTGGATCTCGGCAGCAGCAgtccaagtgagagagtggtggATTAGACTAGGTCGATGGcactgagagagagaaaaggatgatTTTAAGGTACGTTTTGGAAGACCTCGCTTTGGGGTGGATAGGGTATTTGGAGTGAAGGAGGAAAAGGTGTTAATAATGTCTTGGTTTTTGGCTTGTGCCATTTATGGAGATGTGGAAGCTTGGGACAGAATCAGGACATTTCATTTTGATGTACTTCTGAGGTGCCTTTTACACATCAGAGTGGAAATGGAGAACAGACAAATGGACAAACTGATCTGGGGCTTAGAGGCATGCCTGGGCTAGAGGTACAAATTTGGGACTGTTGCCATTTAGGGTTAGTTCTTCCCTGGTCTTCACACAGCTGATGAATAATAAATCTACATTTTGCAGGTTTGTTGTTCTCTAATGGACTtactccttgatttttttttttatggtgaaaaactggaatcctcccaaatgaaaatttccaatttgaaaaatgaaaatcagaCAGTTCACCATTGCCTTATTCTGCAGCCTTTTATCCTGTCTTGCATAAAGTCTTTCCATGccactttattttttctcattccttgGCTCTGTCTTCACATCCTCAGTATCACCTAATTTTATCCGTATCATTTTCTCTGAATCCCTCATTTCCCTAGTGGCAGGCTGCTACTTATTATACACATTAATAATGAGACTAGTGAGCGTTAAGGCAACTGTGTTCTCCCTATTCctggctctctctcttcttgtggATTGACTCTAGTAAAGAGGAAGACACTTATCACTATGGGATTTGACATCTATGACTTTTCTACTTTCCAGTAACTGGaatttccctttcctcttctttcctttgctttaactgGATCTCATTCAAAAAAGCAGCATAGGGCATAGACCTTGAGTAACTAGGGGGCTTGCCTAACCTCTTATAAACCTTTTTCTCTGTAATAAGAGTAAGGTGTTATCCTCAGCCATGCAGCAGCTGTCAAGAATCTGATCTGAAGAATATTTTCCAAGAGGCTACAGAAATCAGTAACCCTATACAAGGAACATCATGCAGGATCTGCATTCTTTATGGATTAACTGGCAGTTGAAACAGCTATGGGATTCTTTTAGAACAAGAGTTTCTTCTTTCACTtggatctttttttagttttctccCCAATTAATCTCTTGCAGTGACTTAGAATCCCGTAGGGATgtgaagagagaagagggagaggcctTTGCTCGGGAACATGGACTTATATTCATGGAAACGTCAGCCAAAACAGCCTGCAATGTTGAAGAGGTACTATTTGGGAAAAAGTAGGGAAAGTTTTCAGAGATTATACCATAGCTTTGTCCTTTTATTCAGAATTCTCTTCCCTTATAAGACATGGGTAAGAAAAGGATGTCTTATGGTCATAGTGACCATATGTCTCCCTTTaagggaatttttccatttctttttccttgattCCTAAGGCTTTACTTTTATATTAGATAACATTAATTGGTAAGTGTGGATTGACACTACTGTTATTTGTAAATCAGTAGAACTAATGGATTCCACTTTAGTCATTCATAAGCCTGATACTGACTGTATCTTCAGTAACTAACTGAGAAGAGagcatgtttgttttatttgcagAGGGTGCCAACGTAGGAACCCTAGGTATATCGTGTGTCAGTACCAAAATACCATAGaatcccctttttctttttgaaactacTCTCAATGGCTTTTACAGGGCCTTTGGGGGACCGTCTGTATTTTTACTCCATTCTCCTAATAGTTCCTAATTCACCTTTGAAATCCAAATCGGAATAATATTTGTATTCTCTTTTCTTAATCTCTCTAGCTAAACTTGAGCCTAATACTATGGTTTATGTTTCCTTTAGGCCTTCATTAACACAGCCAAAGAAATATATAGGAAGATCCAGCAGGGTTTATTTGATGTCCACAATGAGGTGAGATAGGGTGGGGGTCTGACAATTAACTTTGTTTTGTCTTAAACAGGATAGGAAGCTCCCTAGAATGTAAGCACTTCCTATCTAACATGATACTATTTGAAGCTATGGCAATtcatacttgatttttttttttaatgtaggtacACAGAAACCTgtcatccttttcattttttctcaagTCTGAGACCCAGAATGCTTAAAGAGATTATTAATTGGTGATCTAAAAGGTTTACACGATATGGGAGATTTTCTTTTCAACCTCAGTTTTTTACTATTCCAGAGCTTGGGGAAGTGTGATTCTTAATTGCTGAGCACGGCCATTTCTATAAAGCAAATTTGCggtcaaaacagaaaaaagaattatatgcTAATATGCTGCCACTTCTCTTTTACCTCCTCTTACTCTTACCTCATCACATCCTGATTCTGCACATAGCTATGAAACTTAAGTATAACAGTCACTTTAAAAATGGGCATAAAAGCCACTTCTAGTCATCGATAATACCAGAGCTGGTCATCTTATCTTCACTGTCACAGATTATCGTTCCACAGCAGTCTGGCTAGAGTGCATGGTTACCTGCCAAGGCCATATCTACTTCTAGAAAATGTGATTAATGATTTCTGCTTTTAcccctctcctttctcccacTTAACTTTCACACTGAGGTGGGAACTACTGCCTCTTTTCTTCTACAGGCAAATGGCATCAAGATTGGCCCCCAGCAGTGTATTTCAACATCAGTGGGACCCAGTGCCTCCCAGCGGAGCTCTCGTGACATGGGGTCTGACTCTGGCTGCTGCTGAACATCTGGCCTGgactcttttttccttcctggaaCAGCTTCAGATCAATAGGCTTAAAGAAAGAGGTCTTACTTGCTTTGGCTGAGAAAAGCCTCTTTTCAAGGTGTGATGTTTTGCCTTTCCACTTAAAGACCAGGGGAGAATTTGGGCCCTTATTGACCTGTCCTTCTTCAGGGACGTGAGCATTCCCTATAGACTAGGGCTCTTCTCATCcttctattttaatttctaaagtgTTAGGATCAAAGCTGATTGTCATGGTAGttcaaaaataaattcttttataAGCATATACAATCTACTCCCCACCAAGGATTAGTAACAACGGTCTAGGACCTTCTGCTTGAGCACTTGAGATTACTGGGATCCGGCCGGCCTTTTGACCGTAGATCCTCAGTCTtgggatttcattgaattttttCACTTGCCACGTCATAAGATTTGTTGCAGATAGCAGTTCCTTCTACTTGAACTGCTCAAGGATGCTGAATACTTCTCCATCATCCCATTGCTAGTTTCTCTGTCTTAGAGTAACTACAAAATTTTGAAAGCAGTGGAGTTGCTCCTGGACCTGTAGCCACTTACTATCATTACCTAGAGAAAACATCTTTCCCTGTTCATTTTGTTTTAGGGACCAGACCTAACATTAGTAAGTCAGTGTCTTTCACCAAATAGACTCCTACCGTTTCATCACACACACTTCTTAAGGAGACCTATTTAGACTTTCTACTGTAGTCAAGCTAATCTGCTTACCGGACATGACATATTTGCTTCCACTCCTATGCCTTTGCACATACCCTACTCTCCactaacattatactcaaagcccacatttttttccttcagaacgCCTTCTTTGACTGACCTAGGGACTTCTGAACAATTATTGACATAGTACCTTTTAGCTTTCATATATTGTTtattcatatgtatatttatttgtatttatgttACTTTGTAAATATGTTTTATAGTAGCTTTGTGTGTGGAACCTGTCTCCCCGTGTAGgttgtaagctccttgagagtaGGAACCGTGTTACCCTTTTAGTTTTGTAAACCACTTCCTCCACCATTCCTTCACAGTGCCTAGTGCTACTCATGTGATCACTGAATTTGACTGACATACTTAAAGACCTGGAACAGGTTTATCTTAGGCTGCAGAGGAAACAAAAGGCCTTAGAGTCATCTCTTTGTAATTCTGTCTCAATCTCTTCCACCTGCTTACCCTGGATTCTGTATTGCCCTTCTCCctgtcctctctctcccttccctggcgCTTCACCTCCATTCCATGCAGCATACACTAAGGCTGCCTGCTTCCAAGCAGTCAAATGAGTGGATACTTCTCCAGCCATTCTCCTTTTCAAGAGCATATAATACTATCCTTGTCAGCTTTGCCTTAGCTTCACTCATCATGCAGCCTTCTGGGTCAGTTGCTATGTCATTTTGACTTGATGTCCTGTTCTCTTCCACAGCACTGAGGTCTCGTGAATTTTCCtcattgttttgttgttgatgaattgtttcataattaaatatatgcatgtatccaAGCTGCAGACATTTCGTGTGTCATTTCTGATTGTATCCCAAACGTAAGTAGATACTCCCCTTCTAGGGAATTGTATCAAAGGTATTGGAAGAAGCCTCCTTAAGATACATTCATTTTATACAGGATTCTGCCCCCAGTAGTAGTGGTATTATTTAATAGTGTACCACAGGAAGTTGGAAGGCATTTGGAGTATTGCTTTGAttattgtttggtttggtttggtttttgaaaAATCCTACCTCATTCTAAAAGGGATTGAGGCTGTTGAATTTGGCCTGCCCCCTCACACCAGGGACAAAACTAAAGTAAATATAACTTAATAGTTTCTGTACAGGAGTTTTACTTTACCAACCAAAAAAACCTTTAGTGATTGGGATGAATCAGAGCACTGATCAGAGATAGCATTCTGCCTAGAGCTGCTGCTTTCAGTCATTAAAGGATACCATTTTGATATTTTAGAGTGTATCTTTTTGATCTGAATCCCACATCCAGTTATTTTATCCAAACCACTGATAACTTTCTATACTCAGATATTTCACCAATTTTAGGGAAGCATGAGAAACAGAAGTACCTGGGCAAATTCATGATCTGTGTTGATCATTGTTGATGTTCTGAatgaaatggtcatgaagaattaTAGAAAGTGGATCTCCCATGTGAAGAATAGTAGTTATAAGATAATATGGGTGTTGGTTGGTTTTTGAAGGCCAGGACCATTGGAAGTCATACTATTTATAGCAGTCTAAATCATCACTATTTATAGATCATTGCAGATAGCAGGCACACCCATTCCCCTTTCTATAATGCCTATTAACTGGTTCTTTAGATAGTAGGTTTATTTTGTACCAAATAAGCAGACGGATAATAGGTTCTCATTATAGAAGCTTAATAATTAAGATCATATCTGTATACGCATTTACAGATAAATATATTGTTCTGGTAAGTCCTAATACTAACATCAAGTTTAATTTGGCCAACAGATTTTGTTCAATATACAGAGAAATGTATTTGGCCGAGTCTTAATCACTTCTGCGATAAAATACTGATTCGTGTGACTCCTTAAGGTCTCTGAGCTCCCACCATGTATGACCATGCAAATGTTACTCCTTGAGAAATTCCTTTAATGATACGGAAAGACTCCCTTCActcaattcaaaaaaataaaaacttcttgtAGCAAGTTGTAATAGCAGTAGAGATTTAAACTAGAAAACACGGGAAACTCTTTCTCATTGAGGGCAAGAGAATTTCACCTACACTAAAATTATTAACAATTTAAACGCAGTTATTAGAACATAACTCTGCAGCCAATGTTTCTAAGGCAGTCTCTTAATGCCCCTCCTCCTTGCATATAATTTCACCTTTAAGACTTCTGCTCTCTCTATCTGTAGTCACAGGTAGTTTGGGTCTATTGATGAACt from Eschrichtius robustus isolate mEscRob2 chromosome 1, mEscRob2.pri, whole genome shotgun sequence includes:
- the RAB2B gene encoding ras-related protein Rab-2B, yielding MTYAYLFKYIIIGDTGVGKSCLLLQFTDKRFQPVHDLTIGVEFGARMVNIDGKQIKLQIWDTAGQESFRSITRSYYRGAAGALLVYDITRRETFNHLTSWLEDARQHSSSNMVIMLIGNKSDLESRRDVKREEGEAFAREHGLIFMETSAKTACNVEEAFINTAKEIYRKIQQGLFDVHNEANGIKIGPQQCISTSVGPSASQRSSRDMGSDSGCC